The window TATCAATCCCTGTTCCTTGCTCAACTATAACCTCATTTAAATTCTTTGTAATGTCGTGAAGATCATTTATATCtctagaaatatatatatatatataaaatataattgcaTTAACCTTATTAGCAGCTGCAAATATATATGAAGCTAAGAACAAATATTGAAATGTTTCATAACATACCAATAATACCACGCTGATAAtggtatttaataaataaagattaagTAGAGAATAGTTTTGTGGGTGCTGTTATGAAGCCAAATTGACAATGAAACTGCTACTGTAACTATCCTTAACACAAGTAGGTCATCTATTACATGCATTAAAGTGATAGCATTCCATAAAGCATCGCTCacttaattattaacaatactTTCCATTAACTTTATTGTGTTATGCTACTTTCTCACATCAAATTAAGCCGACTACTCTACAACTCAATACTCCATTAATACTAGGTAACAAAATTAACACTTGTCATAAAAACAACTGGAATGTACGAGCTATTGCACACTCTACtacacaaaattaatgacagtCAATACTACTCTAATTCTTATAGCTACTGTCAATAGTGAGTGATGGCAGACTAATATCCTAGACCATCTCACTCCTACATAACAGTAGAACAAGAGAGAAATGAGGCTACTTACTGTCTTTGATCAACTGTAAGAAGTATACTGAACAATTACAAACTAATGACACAGATAGGTTACTGTAGGAAGGATGTTGCAAACTAATATCAGTTTTCTAGACAGGTAGTTCAAATTTGTATGAAATGAGATAAGCTTGATTTATAGCTACAATCAAGACACACTAAACTAACGCGAGTGAATTATAAGTTTTACCTAGAAGTAACTATCATAAACTTACGTCTCTAACTGTCTTATTTCACCAGcttgtttttctctttcttcAAGAGCTGACTGTTGTACTTGATCTTCTACTTGTCCTGGTGTCTCTCTACCGTTTGGACCTAGTATCAAGCACTGGATCACGATCACCTAAAATAATTGACATTAATTTGCAGTAATaacctctctcctctctctttctctctcactctcttaaggtaaacaaattgattaaatttttaacattttagtgGCAACTTAAAACAACTAACAGTTTTATCTgcttaatttaaatacaaagttATTACTTCCAGAAAAGGAATCCGTGAAATTGGTTGACTCCATGCCATTCTCCATCTTCTATATTTCTACTTTGCTTGAATTGACAATTGAATTAAGAAAGATATATCCTGATCTGAAATGAGATATGAGAAAGTAATGCTAAACATTAGAGTAGTTGTAATTAGTGGTCATGGCCAAAGGAGAACAATTTGTCATCAATAACTAAATTATTTTGGCAagaaaattcaacaattacttGATATGTTTAATAGTGAAAAGGTTGAAGTGGTGAACAATACACCCTTTGTTTGTTTGCTCACTCTTATGATAATATTTGTTATCTTATTAAAGCCATCTTAGGAATAAAGTATTTAACACAATCAATTCAAGATGAATGGCatctataattattatgatCTGTTGTTGCAGAAGATAAGAAGTAAACAGTTGATTCCACAGAGCTCTGACTAACAATAACAGTCTTCTACTAATAACGAGTCGAATCATCTTCACTTACTTTCTAGAATCTACTTTTTATTGCTAATCTCCTTGTTAGGAAACTCTCAATTTGGATTTTCactctttctttaaaaataactacGGCGCGATATCCAACTAGATTTCGAGTTGTTGATAGTTCTTCGAACAACGTCTTATCTTCCCGGATCTCCACCGCCTTGATAGATACACAACGgaatttctttttgttgttatatGAACACCGTCTGGATTCAGACACTGACCACCCTTTTATAATGAAACGCCCCGTCAATTACCGGTCCGACTTGTGATAATATGATACCACGTGTTTATAACGCCCTTTTTTGCATCCTGATTTGAATCAACCTCATctcttcagaaaaaaaaaaaaaaaaaaaacaattctattacaaacaaaaattactacaattataataataagtgCTAATTAATAACATGTGCgttcatatttacaaattaataacacAATAATGATTACCAAAATTGAAAGAGAATCATTAACTATTCATAGATCCAACAACAGCAGCTACAATAACAACAACGATGacaataatcaaaataatgccCCCAACAATAGCTATAACAAAACATAGCATTGTTCTATTcttcctcttcaaaacaaacagccTAAAGAGAAATGATGTTACAGTATTCAGAGATATATAGTAAATGGTTCAGTTGTGTTTCATATTTGTagtcaaacatgtttgattatCATAATTCCTAATCAAAATAGCTTGCGACTAAGTATTCCTGAGAGGATTCATTATCTACTTAACAAACTTAACAAGTTAATTTTTCTATGGATTACAAATGAAGTTTAAACACTTTGATGATATGGTTTTTCAAGATCTTAAACATgtaaaataacatgttttttacTTCTATCCATTGACTCCATCTCAATATGCAAGCACTTACTTGAGAAAGGTTTTTCGTTCCTTCTTCTACATTAAGTGCACCTCTTTCAACATTTTGCTCTACAGAGAATAAAAACATTGACAGTGTTTATCAAACAACTTTACTTACCAATTTCTTCAATTTGTTCTCCTTGTCCACCTACCATCACATTTAAATCCGTAGCAATTTCGTTGAGACCAATTATGTCtctaaatacaataataatagtaagaCAATAGTTAATGCCAAAATCTTTAGATAATATAACAAtcttaatacaaatatgttatCCTTAATGCAACATTCATGAGATCTGGTTTACTCTTATCAGATCAGTATATTACCATTCCATTAATATTACGTTGTTATATGTGACCTCACACTAACAACATATTAGATAAACTACAAATCAGAGGAATGTATACAATCAAAACTACACACTACTTTTATATAGCTATGGTTAATTGAATAGTAAGTGACGACAAACTATTATAGTAGATTATTTCACTCCTACATAATAGAAGTAGTAGACTAAGAAATTGAGGAATGTGCATCACTTTCCAGAACAGGATGATCACTCACTGTATACTAAAGCATTTACAAAACTCTAGACtaaataaagacaaaattaCACTCATTACAATAGTAATGTAGAGTGTATGTAATGTTGATCTTGCCACTTACAAGCTGTAAACTTTATTAGTATGACGCCTAAAACTTAAAGCAATTATTATAGAATGTTTagttatttaatttaacaaacTAATTATTTTAAGTCTAATTTTTAGATGATACATTCACTCAGCCATCCATTACCTCTCTAACTCCTCTATCAAGTGAGCTTGTCTTTCTCTATCTTCAAGAGCTGACTTTGTATAGTTTACCTGTTCTAAGGGAGCAGTTGAACTGGTGTCATGTGTTGGATGTCTACAcctaataataacacaaaactaaactaaacgTTAACAAGAATTTTGTTTGCATGACTGttaacattatacattatatatattatattacattatatatatatattatattatattacattatattatatattatattatattatattatatattattatattatattatattatattatattatatattacattattatattatattataatacattatatatgtattattataatcttacaatattaagtttaatggactacttaaagctaataatatatttatgtactaaACAGGTATTCCTTTGTTATTACTTTTTTGAAAAAGAACCAGTTGTCTCCATCACATTTTTTCAACTTTTCTTTTTCAAGTTTTAATAGCTCTTCAAACTGCTTGCATTGGTTATCAAGTTGCTCTGAGAGTCTCCTGATAGCTATACTGTCTTCTCCTCTCGATCTGAAAGAGACAAAAATAGTTacgatacaaaattacaaagaACAACTCATCAACAATGGGAacatttaatatcaacaagaaTACTACTATAGTCTGTTCGTGTTCACCTTGCTGCCAGAAATTAGTAGTGGGTGTAAGTAGTATACATACCAATCTTGTGGGTCCTATCATATAAAAAATGGTGTCAAAAGAACCGGATGATTGTCCAGAAGACCATTTaactttgaaattttgaaatctgACAAGTAATAAGGAAGTTACAGCGAAATAACGAAGTGCCAGGTGAACACGAACGGACTTTAGTTGCAAGTGTTAAGTGGCAAATAGAACCtcttacattatattatatattatattatatatgtttaatacgcatatatacatatacatatatatatatatatattatatatacatacatacatacatacatacatacatacatatatattatatatatatatatatatatctatatatatatatgtggtgtgtatatgattattattttagtaatgTTTGTTCTTTCCTTCTATGCACATAACATAACTCATACACTTTTTGacatattttgtgtataataagtaaatatgtgttatcaataaaacattaaataattatttctaatGATAATTTACATACTCACTGTTTAGCATCAAGTTCTTGTTTGCAGATCTTAGTTTCTCCTTAAGGTCAGCTCTCAAATCATCCAACTCCTTACGATTTTTTGGGTTATCTAGTCTAGTACCTATGGCTTTAACACCAGTACGATATTCACTGAGATCTCGTGATACTGAACTAATAAGCTAAATTAAAGATAATCCATTATCATTGAACTGTAGTCGTTGGTAGCATATTGGTTTAGCTACTTAGCACAGTTAAAAGTTAAGTAACACTGAGCAGGACTATTTATATGATGGGGAAACAGCTCAGTGTTATGAGGCTATAGTCAAGACACTCGATATACTGTGTCTGGGCTCTTAGGTCGCCCTTTGATAGCTAATACAGGGGTTTCCTCAAGGAATAAAAACATCTCCTCACCTCATCCGGATTGCCACCATCATAGCTCTGTGAGTAACTTGAACCCCGCCAAATCCCTTTCTTTCAACTGTCAAATCGAAGTTGAGGCTTGTAAGCAATCATCATGGATTCATTCTGTCTATAACCTCTTACTCTTCACCAAAACCGACAATTAACGTACACCCGTGTCACACATTATCCACGCCCTCTTTTTCCTTTTAAACGAGCCCCTCCCTTTATTGTTTGCAAATACTCCTAAAAGATGGCATCTACAGTTTTGTGGTTACTTCTAATTGTTTGGATTGATCATAAGCTCTCAGTCCTTGCCCAAACAACTGCGTTATCTGTCTTAATGCAATCTACATTTGTAACAAATGGGAGTCATCATTGTAAGACGGCAATTCATCATGTATAAATACTATTTGTGGACTTTTTTCTCCATTAGTGATCTTAGTAATTATAATGAGATCAGTGTAATCAATTCCAATGCATTATCATGCTGGAAATGTCCTTTCTTTGTAAGTACAGACAGTCATGGTCAAGTTGTATATGTGTTCAAttttgtctttctctctctctcagagatATATCAAAACCACACTTAAAATATTTGAGACAGATGCCTTTCAGGGTCTAACCAGCTTACAAACTTTAGATCTATCTCTAACCTTATCAGTTCTTTGCCTGATGATCTTTTCAAGCCATTGATTAACTTGAAAAACACTGTAGTGATT is drawn from Gigantopelta aegis isolate Gae_Host unplaced genomic scaffold, Gae_host_genome ctg2938_pilon_pilon, whole genome shotgun sequence and contains these coding sequences:
- the LOC121391768 gene encoding uncharacterized protein LOC121391768, which codes for MMIKTIEVMEDGDREGDGEGDGDGDTLISSVSRDLSEYRTGVKAIGTRLDNPKNRKELDDLRADLKEKLRSANKNLMLNSESRGEDSIAIRRLSEQLDNQCKQFEELLKLEKEKLKKCDGDNWCRHPTHDTSSTAPLEQVNYTKSALEDRERQAHLIEELERDIIGLNEIATDLNVMVGGQGEQIEEIELHAEKAGNRVEKGTAQTNDLS